A region from the Vigna radiata var. radiata cultivar VC1973A unplaced genomic scaffold, Vradiata_ver6 scaffold_310, whole genome shotgun sequence genome encodes:
- the LOC106780433 gene encoding calcium-binding protein PBP1-like, which translates to MELDYLMDFEDYFPSMIARMGAEGFIGELCNGFRLLMDVNKGLITFESLKINCYLLGLDVRDDELVGMLMEGDLDGDGALSQMEFCILMFRLSPCLMDSPKMCSTQVGADPMLM; encoded by the coding sequence ATGGAACTGGACTACCTTATGGACTTCGAGGACTACTTCCCCTCCATGATTGCGCGCATGGGGGCAGAAGGGTTCATTGGAGAACTCTGCAACGGCTTTCGCTTGCTCATGGACGTGAACAAGGGTCTCATCACCTTCGAGAGCTTGAAGATCAACTGTTACTTGCTAGGTTTGGATGTGAGAGACGATGAACTGGTGGGCATGCTAATGGAGGGTGATTTGGACGGAGATGGTGCTCTTAGTCAAATGGAGTTCTGCATTCTCATGTTTAGGCTCAGTCCTTGTTTGATGGATTCACCTAAAATGTGCAGCACTCAGGTTGGTGCAGACCCCATGCTCATGTAG